In Arachis hypogaea cultivar Tifrunner chromosome 17, arahy.Tifrunner.gnm2.J5K5, whole genome shotgun sequence, a single window of DNA contains:
- the LOC112767295 gene encoding uncharacterized protein, whose translation MPSSWTPPPPSERPSPLPPSKLAVAGDGKLNHSQKRVQTAAGVAAGEWSCASVFLTAGSGSMTSRTTAGASGRASVVGKISLPSPENSSVNPPELLATAGAVAAAGSKSELLHVVIPCCYGYCERDWELRFWLPSVRVEAERTL comes from the exons ATGCCGTCGTCGTGGACACCACCGCCTCCGTCGGAACGGCCGTCACCATTGCCACCATCCAAGCTCGCCGTTGCTGGTGATGGCAAGCTGAACCACAGTCAAAAGAGGGTTCAGACTGCCGCAGGTGTCGCTGCCGGAGAATGGAGCTGCGCCTCTGTGTTTCTGACCGCCGGGAGTGGTTCTATGACTTCCCGGACCACCGCTGGAGCTTCGGGCCGAGCCTCTGTCGTCGGAAAAATCTCGCTGCCGTCGCCGGAGAACTcttccg TTaatccaccggagcttctggccacCGCCGGAGCTGTTGCTGCTGCCGGTTCGAAATCAGAACTGCTTCATGTTGTTattccg tgttgctatggttattgcgaacgtgactgggagctgaggttttggttgccgtcagttcgggttgaggcggaaaggactctgtga